One Pseudonocardia abyssalis DNA segment encodes these proteins:
- the treY gene encoding malto-oligosyltrehalose synthase, with amino-acid sequence MPDARRTAAPSSTYRLQFSKDTTFDDAVGLLPYLDALGIGALYASPLLESGAGSNHGYDVVDPTRVSAERGGEEGRRRLVDAVREHGLGFVLDIVPNHVGVDVPKANPWWWDVLRLGRDSEHAATFDVDWAAGPILLPILGDDSLDDLSVDGDELHYYEHAFPIAPGTGEGTPQEVHERQHYRLVNWKRGAGELTYRRFFDVSTLAAVRVEIPEIFEKTHREVLRWVDAGDVDGIRVDHPDGLSDPGAYMRRLRTAIGPDRWLLVEKILGVGEDLPPSWPVDGTSGYEALREVQGVFVDPDGAGLLTQLAAEHTGGKQSLHGAEHDARREVAGTILAAEVRRIAGLVTGDTDRTRDAVAELLCGFPVYRSYLPEGRDSLDTAVSVARTHRPDLADVLDAIRTAMLAEPGGELATRVQQTSGMVMAKGVEDTAFYRWNRFVALNEVGGDPSRFGVSPGEFHTALAVREASWPSTMTTLSTHDAKRSEDVRARLAVLAEIPGEWADRFRRWSAAHPLPDPSLDLLAWQNLIGAWPISVERMASYLGKASKEAKLVTSHVEAVAEVDEAVAAWPAAVLGDAALVAEIEEFVARISAPGRSNSLGQKLLQIAGPGAPDVYQGTELFEYSLVDPDNRRPVDWAVRRDLLARLDDGLLPDVDAEGAAKLLVTARALRLRRDRPGVFDGYRAVPAQGRAAAHAVAFARSSSLVAVATRLPVGLAERGGWGDTVLPLPDAAGDWHDVVTGTPVDGSAPALAALLARYPVALLVRPA; translated from the coding sequence GTGCCAGATGCTCGGAGAACCGCGGCCCCGTCGTCCACCTACCGGCTGCAGTTCTCGAAGGACACCACCTTCGACGACGCCGTCGGCCTGCTCCCCTACCTCGACGCCCTCGGGATCGGCGCGCTCTACGCGTCCCCGCTCCTGGAGTCCGGGGCGGGCTCCAACCATGGCTACGACGTCGTCGACCCGACCCGCGTGTCCGCCGAGCGCGGTGGTGAGGAGGGGCGTCGTCGCCTCGTCGACGCCGTCCGGGAGCACGGGCTCGGCTTCGTCCTCGACATCGTGCCCAACCACGTGGGCGTGGACGTGCCGAAGGCCAACCCGTGGTGGTGGGACGTGTTGCGCCTGGGCCGCGACTCCGAGCACGCTGCCACGTTCGACGTCGACTGGGCGGCGGGCCCGATCCTGCTCCCGATCCTCGGCGACGACTCGCTCGACGACCTATCCGTCGACGGCGACGAGCTGCACTACTACGAGCACGCCTTCCCCATCGCCCCCGGCACGGGCGAGGGCACCCCGCAGGAGGTGCACGAGCGGCAGCACTACCGCCTCGTGAACTGGAAGCGCGGCGCGGGCGAGCTGACCTACCGCCGCTTCTTCGACGTCTCCACGCTCGCCGCGGTGCGCGTCGAGATCCCGGAGATCTTCGAGAAGACCCACCGCGAGGTGCTGCGCTGGGTCGACGCGGGCGACGTCGACGGCATCCGCGTCGACCACCCGGACGGCCTGTCCGACCCCGGCGCCTACATGCGCCGCCTGCGCACGGCGATCGGGCCGGACCGCTGGCTGCTCGTCGAGAAGATCCTCGGCGTCGGCGAGGACCTGCCGCCGTCGTGGCCGGTGGACGGGACGTCGGGGTACGAGGCGCTGCGCGAGGTCCAGGGTGTGTTCGTCGACCCCGACGGCGCCGGCCTGCTCACCCAGCTCGCCGCCGAGCACACCGGGGGCAAGCAGAGCCTGCACGGGGCCGAGCACGACGCCCGTCGCGAGGTGGCGGGCACGATCCTGGCCGCCGAGGTGCGCCGGATCGCCGGGCTCGTGACCGGTGACACCGACCGCACCCGCGACGCCGTCGCCGAGCTGCTGTGCGGCTTCCCGGTCTACCGCTCCTACCTGCCCGAGGGCCGCGACTCCCTCGACACGGCCGTCTCCGTCGCCCGCACCCACCGCCCCGACCTCGCCGACGTCCTCGACGCGATCCGCACCGCGATGCTCGCCGAGCCCGGCGGTGAGCTGGCCACCCGCGTGCAGCAGACGTCCGGGATGGTCATGGCGAAGGGCGTCGAGGACACCGCGTTCTACCGCTGGAACCGGTTCGTCGCCCTCAACGAGGTCGGCGGCGACCCGTCGCGGTTCGGGGTCTCCCCCGGCGAGTTCCACACCGCGCTCGCCGTCCGCGAGGCGTCCTGGCCGTCGACGATGACCACCCTGTCCACGCACGACGCGAAGCGGTCCGAGGACGTGCGCGCCCGGCTGGCCGTGCTCGCCGAGATCCCCGGCGAATGGGCCGACCGCTTCCGCCGCTGGTCGGCCGCGCACCCGCTGCCCGACCCCTCGCTCGACCTGCTGGCCTGGCAGAACCTGATCGGCGCCTGGCCCATCTCGGTCGAGCGGATGGCGTCGTACCTGGGCAAGGCGTCGAAGGAGGCGAAGCTCGTCACCAGCCACGTCGAGGCGGTCGCCGAGGTCGACGAGGCCGTCGCCGCGTGGCCCGCCGCCGTGCTGGGCGACGCCGCGCTCGTCGCCGAGATCGAGGAGTTCGTCGCGCGCATCTCCGCGCCGGGACGGTCGAACTCGCTGGGCCAGAAGCTGCTCCAGATCGCCGGTCCCGGTGCGCCGGACGTCTACCAGGGCACCGAACTGTTCGAGTACTCGCTGGTCGACCCGGACAACCGCCGCCCGGTCGACTGGGCCGTACGCCGCGACCTGCTGGCCCGGCTCGACGACGGCCTGCTCCCCGACGTCGACGCCGAGGGGGCGGCGAAGCTGCTGGTCACGGCGCGGGCGCTGCGGCTGCGCCGCGACCGGCCCGGGGTGTTCGACGGCTACCGCGCGGTGCCCGCCCAGGGTCGCGCCGCCGCCCACGCGGTGGCGTTCGCGCGCTCGTCGTCGCTGGTGGCGGTGGCGACACGGCTGCCGGTCGGGCTCGCGGAGCGCGGCGGTTGGGGCGACACCGTCCTGCCCCTGCCCGACGCGGCCGGCGACTGGCACGACGTCGTCACCGGCACGCCCGTCGACGGATCCGCGCCCGCCCTGGCGGCGCTGCTCGCGCGGTACCCCGTGGCCCTGCTGGTGCGTCCGGCCTGA
- a CDS encoding malate dehydrogenase gives MSAPTAPVNVVVTGAAGQIGYALLFRIASGQLLGPDTPVRLRLLEIPQGVKAAEGVALELQDSAFPLLAGVDITDDATKAFDGANVGLLVGARPRTKGMERGDLLEANGGIFAPQGRAINAGAADDIRILVVGNPANTNALIASSAAPDVPAERFTAMTRLDHNRAVGQLAAKLEVPVTEIHKLTIWGNHSATQYPDLYNAEVNGKSAAEQVDEAWLRDEFIPRVAKRGAEIIEVRGGSSVASAANAAIDHVYDWVNGTPEGDWVSAAIPSDGSYGVPEGIISSFPVTSENGAWKIVQGLDINDFSRERIDASAKELVEERDAVKALGLL, from the coding sequence GTGTCTGCGCCCACCGCACCCGTCAACGTCGTCGTCACCGGAGCCGCCGGACAGATCGGCTACGCGCTGCTCTTCCGCATCGCGTCCGGCCAGCTGCTCGGACCGGACACCCCGGTCCGCCTGCGCCTGCTCGAGATCCCGCAGGGGGTGAAGGCCGCCGAGGGTGTCGCGCTCGAGCTGCAGGACAGCGCGTTCCCGCTGCTCGCGGGCGTCGACATCACCGACGACGCCACGAAGGCGTTCGACGGCGCGAACGTCGGCCTGCTCGTCGGCGCCCGGCCCCGCACCAAGGGCATGGAGCGGGGCGACCTGCTCGAGGCCAACGGCGGGATCTTCGCCCCCCAGGGCCGCGCGATCAACGCCGGTGCCGCCGACGACATCCGCATCCTGGTGGTCGGCAACCCGGCCAACACCAACGCGCTCATCGCCTCCTCGGCCGCACCCGATGTGCCGGCCGAGCGCTTCACCGCGATGACCCGCCTCGACCACAACCGCGCCGTCGGCCAGCTCGCCGCGAAGCTCGAAGTGCCGGTGACCGAGATCCACAAGCTGACGATCTGGGGCAACCACTCGGCCACCCAGTACCCGGACCTCTACAACGCCGAGGTCAACGGCAAGTCCGCCGCCGAGCAGGTCGACGAGGCCTGGCTGCGCGACGAGTTCATCCCGCGCGTGGCCAAGCGCGGCGCCGAGATCATCGAGGTGCGCGGCGGGTCGTCGGTCGCGTCGGCGGCCAACGCGGCCATCGACCACGTCTACGACTGGGTCAACGGCACCCCGGAGGGCGACTGGGTCTCCGCGGCCATCCCGTCCGACGGCTCGTACGGCGTGCCCGAGGGCATCATCTCCAGCTTCCCGGTCACCTCCGAGAACGGCGCCTGGAAGATCGTCCAGGGCCTCGACATCAACGACTTCTCCCGCGAGCGCATCGACGCCAGCGCGAAGGAGCTCGTCGAGGAGCGCGACGCCGTGAAGGCCCTCGGCCTGCTGTAG
- a CDS encoding OsmC family protein, translating into MSVDTPAPAIGRDQTLSAILDATGSALADDPDRAAALFRATGTGGDGVRAEIRIGRHSVLVDEPPALGGADDAPNPVENALAGLLSCQVVTYRFWAVKLGIPLDDIAVDVEGDLDVRGFFGLDDAVRPGFGEVRVKVTLSGPAEPERYRELAAAVDAHCPVLDLFRNTTPVTTELVTV; encoded by the coding sequence ATGTCCGTGGATACCCCTGCACCCGCGATCGGGCGCGACCAGACCCTGAGCGCGATCCTCGACGCCACCGGATCCGCGCTCGCCGACGACCCCGACCGCGCCGCGGCCCTGTTCCGGGCCACCGGCACCGGCGGCGACGGCGTGCGGGCCGAGATCCGCATCGGCCGCCACAGCGTCCTCGTCGACGAGCCGCCGGCCCTCGGCGGCGCCGACGACGCCCCGAACCCGGTGGAGAACGCCCTGGCCGGGCTCCTGTCCTGCCAGGTCGTCACCTACCGGTTCTGGGCGGTGAAGCTGGGCATCCCGCTCGACGACATCGCCGTCGACGTCGAGGGCGATCTCGACGTCCGCGGCTTCTTCGGGCTCGACGACGCCGTGCGTCCCGGGTTCGGAGAGGTGCGCGTGAAGGTCACGCTGTCCGGGCCGGCGGAGCCGGAGCGCTACCGCGAGCTCGCGGCCGCCGTCGACGCCCACTGCCCGGTGCTCGACCTCTTCCGCAACACGACTCCCGTCACCACCGAGCTCGTGACGGTCTAG
- a CDS encoding CoA-binding protein produces MTWENPSATRRGGILRETRSVAVVGASPNAARASNFVATYLLASTDYDVYFVNPNAPEILGRPVHRTLADLPVVPDLVDVFRRPADLPGVLDEVLALGEGVRTFWLQFGLFDEELARRAEAAGLEVVMDRCLKVEHARFHGGLHIAGFDTGVISSRRRPPR; encoded by the coding sequence ATGACCTGGGAGAACCCCTCCGCCACCCGCCGCGGGGGGATCCTGCGGGAGACCCGGTCCGTCGCGGTCGTCGGGGCGTCGCCGAACGCGGCCCGCGCCAGCAACTTCGTCGCCACGTACCTGCTGGCGAGCACCGACTACGACGTGTACTTCGTCAACCCGAACGCGCCGGAGATCCTCGGGCGGCCGGTGCACAGGACCCTTGCCGACCTGCCCGTCGTCCCCGACCTCGTCGACGTGTTCCGCCGCCCGGCCGACCTGCCGGGCGTGCTCGACGAGGTGCTGGCCCTGGGCGAGGGCGTCCGGACGTTCTGGCTGCAGTTCGGCCTCTTCGACGAGGAACTGGCCCGCCGGGCGGAGGCCGCGGGGCTGGAGGTCGTCATGGACCGCTGCCTGAAGGTCGAGCACGCGCGGTTCCACGGCGGCCTGCACATCGCCGGGTTCGACACCGGCGTGATCAGCTCGCGCCGACGACCGCCGAGATGA
- the treZ gene encoding malto-oligosyltrehalose trehalohydrolase — protein sequence MTDFEVWAPHRNQVRVLVDGTTHPMSRDGSGWWRAAVDSAGPGTAYAFLVDDDETPLPDPRSRWQPTGVHGASRVYDDGGYRWQDRMWTGRALPGSVLYELHIGTFTPAGTFDSAIGKLDHLAGLGIDMVEVLPVNAVDGPRNWGYDGVGWYAVTENYGGPDAFKRFVDACHVRGMGVVLDVVYNHLGPSGAYLDRFAPYFSGSNIWGPSVNLDKAHSEPVRRFVIENALMWLRDFHVDGLRLDAVHALHDERATHVLEQLAIEVEALSTHVGRPLSLIAESDLNDAKLVTAREGGGYGLHAQWCDDIHHTLHSALTGEGQGYYADFATAGLTGLAHVFTRAFLHEGTWSSFRQRLHGAPVDTRRVPGHRFLAYLQNHDQIGNRATGDRLTETLSPGLLACGAALLFGSPFTPMLFMGEEWGARTPWQFFSHFPDPALREAVRKGRTAEFAEHGWGEVEVPDPNAESTFENSKLDWDEQLAEPHGTLLQVHRRLIALRKEWAELSDPWLDEVDVDIDESARTVVLHRGRLRVACNLGPDVVTLALNAPVGRILLASEPVQGQDGALTLPPESFAIVQVG from the coding sequence GTGACCGACTTCGAGGTGTGGGCCCCGCACCGCAACCAGGTACGCGTGCTCGTCGACGGGACCACCCACCCGATGAGCCGGGACGGGTCGGGCTGGTGGCGCGCCGCCGTCGACTCGGCGGGTCCCGGCACCGCGTACGCGTTCCTCGTCGACGACGACGAGACCCCGCTGCCCGACCCGCGCTCGCGGTGGCAGCCGACCGGGGTGCACGGCGCGTCGCGGGTCTACGACGACGGCGGGTACCGCTGGCAGGACCGGATGTGGACCGGCCGCGCGCTGCCGGGCAGCGTCCTCTACGAACTGCACATCGGCACGTTCACCCCGGCCGGCACGTTCGACTCCGCGATCGGCAAGCTCGACCACCTCGCCGGGCTCGGCATCGACATGGTGGAGGTCCTGCCGGTCAACGCCGTCGACGGGCCGCGCAACTGGGGCTACGACGGCGTCGGCTGGTACGCGGTCACCGAGAACTACGGCGGCCCCGACGCGTTCAAGCGCTTCGTCGACGCCTGCCACGTGCGCGGGATGGGCGTCGTGCTCGACGTCGTCTACAACCACCTCGGCCCGTCGGGCGCCTACCTCGACCGGTTCGCGCCGTACTTCTCCGGCAGCAACATCTGGGGCCCGTCGGTCAACCTGGACAAGGCGCACTCCGAGCCCGTCCGCCGCTTCGTCATCGAGAACGCGCTGATGTGGCTGCGCGACTTCCACGTCGACGGCCTGCGACTCGACGCCGTGCACGCGCTGCACGACGAGCGCGCCACACATGTGCTGGAGCAGCTCGCGATCGAGGTCGAGGCGCTCTCGACGCACGTCGGACGGCCGCTGTCGCTGATCGCGGAGTCCGACCTCAACGACGCGAAGCTGGTGACGGCGCGCGAGGGCGGTGGCTACGGCCTGCACGCGCAGTGGTGCGACGACATCCACCACACGCTGCACTCCGCGCTGACCGGCGAGGGCCAGGGCTACTACGCCGACTTCGCCACCGCAGGGCTCACCGGGCTCGCGCACGTGTTCACGCGGGCGTTCCTGCACGAGGGCACCTGGTCGAGCTTCCGGCAGCGCCTGCACGGCGCGCCCGTCGACACCCGGCGCGTCCCGGGCCACCGGTTCCTGGCCTACCTGCAGAACCACGACCAGATCGGCAACCGCGCCACCGGCGACCGCCTCACCGAGACGCTGTCGCCCGGGCTGCTCGCCTGCGGTGCCGCGCTGCTGTTCGGCTCGCCGTTCACCCCGATGCTGTTCATGGGCGAGGAGTGGGGCGCACGTACGCCGTGGCAGTTCTTCTCCCACTTCCCCGACCCCGCGCTGCGTGAGGCCGTCCGGAAGGGCCGCACCGCGGAGTTCGCCGAGCACGGCTGGGGCGAGGTCGAGGTGCCGGACCCGAACGCCGAGAGCACCTTCGAGAACTCGAAGCTCGACTGGGACGAGCAGCTCGCCGAGCCGCACGGCACCCTGCTCCAGGTGCACCGCCGGCTCATCGCACTGCGCAAGGAGTGGGCCGAGCTGTCGGACCCGTGGCTCGACGAGGTGGACGTCGACATCGACGAATCCGCCCGCACCGTCGTGCTGCACCGCGGGCGGCTGCGCGTGGCCTGCAACCTCGGGCCCGACGTCGTCACCCTCGCCCTGAACGCCCCCGTCGGCCGGATCCTGCTGGCCAGCGAGCCGGTGCAGGGTCAGGACGGGGCCCTGACCCTGCCACCGGAGTCGTTCGCGATCGTGCAGGTCGGCTAG
- the glgX gene encoding glycogen debranching protein GlgX, whose translation MRPWPGHAYPLGATYDGAGTNFALFSEVAERVELCLFDDAGEEKKVPLTEVDGFVWHGYLPTVEPGQRYGFRVHGPHDPARGLRCNPNKLLIDPYAKALDGPVDWDESVFGYPFADPTARSDSDSAPFVPKSVVVNPFFDWGSDRPPKIPYNESVIYEAHVRGLTIAHPDIPEPLRGTYTGLAHPAMIEHLKNLGVTAVELMPVHEFLNDHHLQEKGLSNYWGYNTVAFLAPHHAYAMGNARPGNQVQEFKAMVRDLHDAGIEVILDVVYNHTAEGNDMGPTLSMRGIDNHAYYRVVEDDPRYYMDYTGTGNSLNVRNPHTLQLIMDSLRYWVTEMHVDGFRFDLASTLAREFYDVDRLSVFFDLVQQDPVISQAKLIAEPWDVGPGGYQVGNFPPLWTEWNGKYRDTVRDFWRGEPGTLGEFAQRLTGSSDLYQNDGRRPFASINFVTAHDGFTLNDLVSYNDKHNEANGEDNNDGESHNRSWNCGVEGPTDDQGVLELRARQQRNIIATMLISQGVPMLLHGDELGRTQNGNNNVYCQDSEIAWVDWSLAGKNAPLIGFTAGMVALRHAHPVFRRRRFFAGRPIAPRRRSDPAEALPDIAWFTPSGEEMTEGDWDSGFGKCVTVFLNGDGIFDVDARGERVVDDSFVIALNAHHEDIDVVLPGSDYGSRWAVVVDTTSGVVTTLATAPGMAAADPDTVGAGATYTVTARSLVVFQRTEGP comes from the coding sequence ATGCGGCCGTGGCCGGGTCACGCCTATCCCCTGGGTGCCACCTACGACGGAGCGGGCACGAACTTCGCCCTGTTCTCCGAGGTCGCCGAGCGGGTCGAGCTGTGCCTGTTCGACGACGCGGGCGAGGAGAAGAAGGTCCCGCTCACCGAGGTCGACGGCTTCGTCTGGCACGGTTACCTGCCCACGGTCGAGCCCGGCCAGCGCTACGGTTTCCGGGTGCACGGGCCGCACGACCCGGCGCGGGGGCTGCGGTGCAACCCCAACAAGCTGCTCATCGACCCCTACGCCAAGGCCCTCGACGGCCCGGTCGACTGGGACGAGTCCGTCTTCGGCTACCCGTTCGCCGACCCCACGGCCCGCAGCGACTCCGACTCGGCGCCGTTCGTGCCCAAGTCCGTCGTCGTGAACCCGTTCTTCGACTGGGGCTCCGACCGCCCGCCGAAGATCCCGTACAACGAGTCGGTCATCTACGAGGCGCACGTCCGCGGCCTGACCATCGCCCACCCCGACATCCCCGAGCCCCTGCGCGGCACCTACACGGGGCTCGCGCACCCGGCGATGATCGAGCACCTGAAGAACCTGGGCGTCACGGCCGTCGAACTCATGCCGGTGCACGAGTTCCTCAACGACCACCACCTGCAGGAGAAGGGCCTCTCCAACTACTGGGGCTACAACACCGTCGCCTTCCTCGCCCCGCACCACGCCTACGCGATGGGCAACGCCCGCCCGGGCAACCAGGTGCAGGAGTTCAAGGCGATGGTCCGCGACCTGCACGACGCGGGCATCGAGGTGATCCTCGACGTGGTCTACAACCACACCGCCGAGGGCAACGACATGGGCCCGACGCTGTCCATGCGCGGCATCGACAACCACGCGTACTACCGCGTCGTCGAGGACGACCCGCGCTACTACATGGACTACACGGGCACCGGGAACTCGCTCAACGTCCGCAACCCGCACACGCTGCAGCTGATCATGGACTCGCTGCGCTACTGGGTCACCGAGATGCACGTCGACGGCTTCCGCTTCGATCTCGCGTCCACCCTGGCCCGCGAGTTCTACGACGTCGACCGCCTGTCGGTGTTCTTCGACCTCGTGCAGCAGGACCCGGTGATCAGCCAGGCCAAGCTCATCGCGGAGCCGTGGGACGTCGGTCCCGGCGGCTACCAGGTCGGCAACTTCCCGCCGCTGTGGACGGAGTGGAACGGCAAGTACCGCGACACCGTCCGCGACTTCTGGCGCGGCGAGCCCGGCACGCTCGGCGAGTTCGCGCAGCGGCTCACCGGCAGCTCCGACCTCTACCAGAACGACGGCCGCCGCCCGTTCGCCTCGATCAACTTCGTCACCGCGCACGACGGCTTCACGCTCAACGACCTCGTGTCCTACAACGACAAGCACAACGAGGCCAACGGCGAGGACAACAACGACGGCGAGAGCCACAACCGGTCCTGGAACTGCGGCGTCGAGGGCCCCACCGACGACCAGGGCGTGCTCGAGCTGCGGGCGCGGCAGCAGCGCAACATCATCGCCACGATGCTGATCAGCCAGGGCGTGCCGATGCTGCTGCACGGCGACGAGCTGGGCCGCACGCAGAACGGGAACAACAACGTCTACTGCCAGGACAGCGAGATCGCCTGGGTCGACTGGTCGCTGGCAGGAAAGAACGCCCCGCTGATCGGGTTCACCGCGGGCATGGTCGCACTGCGCCACGCGCACCCGGTGTTCCGGCGGCGCCGGTTCTTCGCCGGCCGACCGATCGCGCCGCGCCGCCGCTCCGACCCGGCCGAGGCGCTGCCGGACATCGCCTGGTTCACCCCGAGCGGCGAGGAGATGACCGAGGGCGACTGGGACTCCGGCTTCGGCAAGTGCGTCACGGTGTTCCTCAACGGCGACGGCATCTTCGACGTCGACGCACGCGGGGAGCGGGTCGTCGACGACTCCTTCGTCATCGCGCTGAACGCGCACCACGAGGACATCGACGTCGTGCTGCCCGGGTCCGACTACGGCTCGCGGTGGGCCGTGGTCGTCGACACCACCTCCGGTGTGGTCACCACACTCGCCACGGCCCCCGGCATGGCCGCGGCCGACCCCGACACCGTCGGGGCCGGTGCCACCTACACCGTCACCGCCCGGTCGCTCGTGGTGTTCCAGCGCACCGAGGGACCCTGA
- a CDS encoding O-acetylhomoserine aminocarboxypropyltransferase/cysteine synthase family protein, with amino-acid sequence MSDRSWGFRTRAVHAGHVPDGTTGARAVPIYQSTSFVFENTADAASLFALQKYGLIYSRIANPTVAVLEERLASLEGGIGAVATASGQAAEFLTFAALAGAGDHIVAAAGLYGGTITQLDVTLRRFGVDTTFVPGGDAADFAAAIRPETRLVFAEVVSNPGGEVADLAGLADVAHAAGLPLVVDATMATPYLCRPIEHGADIVIHSATKFLGGHGTTLGGVVIESGRFDWGNGNFPMMTEPIPSYGGINWWGNFQEFGFLTKLRAEQLRDVGATLAAHSAFLLLQGVETLPQRMEAHVANARAVAEWLHADPRVSYVKWAGLPDHPHHDRAARYLPLGPGAVFSFGVAGGREAGQRFIESVQLCSHLANIGDARTLVIHPGSTTHQQLTDDQLRDAGVPPDLVRISVGLEDVDDIIWDLDQALAAASKEKA; translated from the coding sequence ATGAGTGATCGGAGTTGGGGTTTCCGCACGCGCGCCGTGCACGCCGGGCACGTACCCGACGGCACGACCGGGGCGAGGGCGGTGCCGATCTACCAGTCCACGAGCTTCGTGTTCGAGAACACCGCCGACGCCGCGAGCCTGTTCGCGCTGCAGAAGTACGGGCTGATCTACAGCCGGATCGCGAACCCCACCGTCGCGGTGCTGGAGGAGCGCCTCGCCAGCCTGGAGGGCGGGATCGGCGCGGTCGCGACGGCGTCGGGCCAGGCCGCGGAGTTCCTCACGTTCGCCGCGCTCGCCGGGGCGGGCGACCACATCGTCGCCGCGGCCGGCCTCTACGGCGGCACGATCACCCAGCTCGACGTGACGCTGCGCCGGTTCGGCGTCGACACCACGTTCGTCCCCGGGGGGGACGCGGCCGACTTCGCCGCCGCGATCCGCCCGGAGACCCGGCTCGTGTTCGCCGAGGTCGTGTCCAACCCCGGCGGCGAGGTGGCCGATCTCGCCGGGCTGGCCGACGTGGCGCACGCCGCGGGCCTGCCGCTCGTCGTCGACGCCACGATGGCCACCCCGTACCTGTGCCGCCCGATCGAGCACGGCGCCGACATCGTGATCCACAGCGCGACGAAGTTCCTGGGCGGTCACGGGACCACCCTGGGTGGGGTCGTGATCGAGTCCGGCCGCTTCGACTGGGGCAACGGCAACTTCCCGATGATGACCGAGCCGATCCCGTCCTACGGGGGGATCAACTGGTGGGGCAACTTCCAGGAGTTCGGCTTCCTCACCAAGCTCCGCGCCGAGCAGCTCCGCGACGTCGGCGCGACGCTCGCGGCGCACAGCGCGTTCCTGCTGCTCCAGGGCGTGGAGACGCTGCCGCAGCGGATGGAGGCGCACGTCGCGAACGCGCGCGCGGTCGCGGAGTGGCTGCACGCCGACCCCCGCGTGTCCTACGTGAAGTGGGCCGGGCTGCCCGACCACCCGCACCACGACCGCGCCGCCCGCTACCTGCCGCTGGGCCCGGGCGCGGTGTTCTCCTTCGGCGTGGCCGGCGGCCGCGAGGCGGGGCAGCGGTTCATCGAGTCGGTGCAGCTGTGCAGCCACCTCGCCAACATCGGCGACGCCCGCACGCTCGTCATCCACCCCGGTTCCACCACCCACCAGCAGCTCACCGACGACCAGCTCCGCGACGCCGGGGTGCCACCGGACCTCGTGCGGATCAGCGTCGGGCTCGAGGACGTCGACGACATCATCTGGGACCTCGACCAGGCCCTCGCCGCGGCGTCCAAGGAGAAGGCATGA
- a CDS encoding DUF418 domain-containing protein, giving the protein MTTAADPGATPTTDRAPAPDLARGGMLLLIALANVHTYLYAQGAGVRSYPGDLDAPDRVVVLTQMLLVDGRAYPLFALLFGYGVTQLAWRRAAVGLPVDAVTALVRRRGLVMIGIGFTHGVLLFSGDIVGAYGLVAVALAAALVAGSDRTLLVITGVGVVVAALLSLLSGLPITDEVADARSVAVPDALGALAFRGFEWGLNGLLVQAIAVFGMVALGAWAGRRRLLDDPAAHRVLLTRVAVVGVALAVLLGLPFALAAAGLGPEQGVGLQVLGAALHTVGGFAGGAGLAAAFGLLALRGAGPVLSALGACGRRSLSCYLAQSVAFAALLPAWTLGLGARIGVADAALVALGVWLVVLLVAVASERAGYRGPAETLLRRLTYRARR; this is encoded by the coding sequence ATGACGACCGCGGCCGACCCCGGCGCCACCCCCACGACGGACCGGGCGCCCGCCCCCGACCTGGCCCGCGGTGGGATGCTGCTGCTCATCGCGCTGGCCAACGTCCACACCTACCTCTACGCCCAGGGCGCGGGCGTCCGGTCCTACCCCGGCGACCTCGACGCGCCGGACCGGGTCGTCGTGCTCACCCAGATGCTGCTGGTCGACGGGCGGGCGTACCCGCTGTTCGCGCTCCTGTTCGGCTACGGCGTCACCCAGCTCGCGTGGCGCCGCGCGGCCGTCGGGCTACCGGTCGACGCCGTCACGGCGCTGGTGCGCCGCCGCGGGCTCGTCATGATCGGTATCGGGTTCACGCACGGCGTCCTGCTGTTCTCCGGCGACATCGTCGGCGCGTACGGCCTGGTCGCGGTCGCGCTGGCCGCCGCGCTGGTGGCGGGCTCGGACCGCACCCTGCTCGTGATCACGGGGGTCGGCGTCGTCGTCGCGGCACTGCTGTCGCTGCTCAGCGGGCTGCCGATCACCGACGAGGTCGCCGACGCCCGCTCCGTCGCGGTTCCGGACGCACTCGGCGCACTCGCGTTCCGCGGGTTCGAGTGGGGGCTCAACGGGCTGCTGGTCCAGGCGATCGCCGTCTTCGGGATGGTCGCGCTCGGGGCATGGGCGGGCCGACGACGACTGCTCGACGACCCGGCCGCGCACCGCGTGCTCCTGACGCGCGTCGCCGTCGTCGGTGTCGCGCTCGCCGTGCTGCTGGGACTGCCCTTCGCGCTCGCCGCGGCGGGGCTCGGGCCCGAGCAGGGCGTCGGCCTGCAGGTGCTGGGGGCCGCGCTGCACACCGTCGGCGGGTTCGCGGGCGGGGCCGGGCTCGCCGCCGCGTTCGGGCTGCTGGCGCTGCGCGGGGCCGGGCCGGTCCTGTCCGCACTCGGGGCGTGCGGGCGGCGGTCGCTGTCGTGCTACCTCGCGCAGTCGGTCGCGTTCGCGGCCCTGCTGCCCGCGTGGACGCTCGGCCTCGGGGCGCGGATCGGCGTGGCGGATGCCGCGCTGGTCGCCCTCGGGGTCTGGCTGGTGGTGCTGCTCGTCGCCGTCGCCTCGGAGCGCGCCGGGTACCGCGGGCCCGCCGAGACGCTGCTGCGGCGCCTCACCTACCGCGCGCGCCGGTAG